One window of the Thermasporomyces composti genome contains the following:
- a CDS encoding DinB family protein has protein sequence MIDNPAPQPNLGDTRISPSDRRFGWSNMFVKPEEDPRSEGGFQGEKATLVGYLRDQRLTLELKCAGLDAADLARRSVPPSNLSLLGLVRHMAGVEQTWFRLDLAGEDGQRHYRTAEDRDADFNGAVPDPEVVAEAWRRWRSEVAFADRFVDEAPSLEIVGTRSGLTLREVLVHMIEEYARHNGHADLLRERIDGRVGQ, from the coding sequence ATGATCGACAATCCGGCGCCCCAGCCCAACCTTGGCGATACCCGAATCTCACCGAGCGACCGGAGGTTCGGCTGGTCGAACATGTTCGTCAAGCCCGAGGAGGATCCCCGTAGCGAGGGAGGCTTCCAGGGCGAGAAGGCCACCCTCGTGGGATACCTGCGGGACCAGCGGCTGACGTTGGAGCTGAAGTGTGCCGGGCTGGACGCGGCGGACCTGGCCCGGCGGTCGGTGCCCCCGTCCAACCTGTCGCTTCTGGGGTTGGTGCGCCACATGGCAGGTGTGGAGCAGACGTGGTTCCGGCTGGACCTGGCCGGGGAGGACGGTCAGCGGCACTACCGGACCGCCGAGGATCGGGACGCCGACTTCAACGGCGCCGTGCCCGACCCGGAGGTCGTCGCCGAGGCGTGGAGGAGGTGGCGGTCGGAGGTCGCCTTCGCTGACCGCTTCGTCGACGAGGCGCCGAGCCTTGAGATCGTGGGCACGAGGTCGGGGTTGACTCTGCGCGAGGTCCTCGTCCACATGATCGAGGAGTACGCCCGGCACAACGGCCACGCCGATTTGCTGCGTGAGCGGATTGACGGGCGCGTAGGTCAGTAG
- a CDS encoding TIGR03560 family F420-dependent LLM class oxidoreductase has product MRVSIGVTNYSWPGGAASIRTNLSRVARVADEVGVDTVWVADHLLQADPFVDPGHTEHLEAVTTLGFLAARTERVRLGALVAGVTFRPPAVLIKSISTLDVLSGGRAWFGIGAGHHEGEARDMGLPFGPATERFERLEETLRLAHQMWSGDESPFEGRHYQLAHPVDSPHPIKRPRILVGGTGERKTLRLVARYADACNVFDIPDGGRTVRHKLSVLADHCAAIGRPYEEIETTISTRIEPGESADEFARRCVELANLGLDHVVVITRGPWTEDAVRTVGDAARAVAPIGAGGT; this is encoded by the coding sequence ATGCGTGTCAGCATCGGCGTGACGAACTACTCCTGGCCGGGCGGTGCGGCGAGCATCAGAACGAACCTCAGCCGGGTCGCGCGGGTCGCGGACGAGGTGGGCGTCGACACCGTCTGGGTCGCCGACCATCTCCTCCAGGCGGACCCGTTCGTCGACCCTGGGCACACCGAGCACCTCGAGGCGGTGACGACGCTCGGGTTCCTCGCCGCGCGTACCGAGCGGGTCCGCCTGGGTGCCCTGGTCGCCGGCGTGACCTTCCGTCCGCCCGCTGTCCTGATCAAGTCGATCAGCACCCTGGACGTCCTCTCGGGCGGTCGCGCGTGGTTCGGGATCGGCGCCGGGCACCACGAGGGCGAGGCGCGGGACATGGGGCTGCCGTTCGGCCCGGCGACCGAGCGGTTCGAGCGCCTCGAGGAGACGCTGCGGCTCGCGCACCAGATGTGGTCCGGTGACGAGTCCCCGTTCGAGGGTCGGCACTATCAGCTCGCTCACCCGGTCGACAGTCCTCATCCGATCAAGCGCCCACGGATCCTGGTCGGCGGCACGGGCGAGCGAAAGACCCTCAGGCTGGTCGCACGGTACGCCGACGCCTGCAACGTGTTCGACATCCCGGACGGAGGCAGGACCGTCCGGCACAAGCTCAGCGTCCTGGCCGACCATTGCGCGGCGATCGGGCGTCCGTACGAGGAGATCGAGACGACCATCTCCACCCGGATCGAGCCGGGTGAGTCCGCGGACGAGTTCGCGCGCCGGTGTGTGGAGCTGGCCAACCTCGGTCTCGACCACGTCGTCGTGATCACGAGGGGCCCGTGGACCGAGGACGCCGTCCGGACGGTCGGCGACGCGGCTCGCGCGGTCGCCCCGATCGGTGCAGGCGGCACATAG
- a CDS encoding GlxA family transcriptional regulator produces the protein MPGARRVVVVGYPAAEALDIACVVSTLKIANYVRGTTEYRAELVSLGGAPIHTATGLTVHADAALERVTGPLDTLIVSGGLGYVGAMEDQQLVAHVRRLARESRRVASVCTGAGILAAAGLLDGRRAATHWDHAEYLAKRFPTVEFDPVPIFVVDGSLCTSAGVTAALDLCLSFVESDVGPDVARAVARQLVTYMQRPGNQAQMSVFTSATPRHSVVQQAVEYIETHLGQELTPALVARHVGVSERHLTRLFTRDLTVSPARFIRRRRASAAARLLSETNLTQDAIAARVGFRTVETMRQAFQQFYGVSPSHFQSTQRSTQRP, from the coding sequence ATGCCCGGAGCACGGAGGGTCGTCGTCGTGGGGTATCCCGCCGCCGAGGCGCTGGATATCGCCTGCGTCGTCTCGACCCTCAAGATCGCGAACTACGTGCGGGGAACGACCGAGTACCGAGCTGAGCTGGTCTCGCTGGGCGGGGCGCCGATCCACACCGCCACGGGGTTGACGGTGCACGCGGATGCCGCACTGGAGCGCGTCACAGGACCACTCGACACGCTCATCGTGTCGGGCGGGCTCGGGTACGTGGGGGCGATGGAGGATCAGCAGCTGGTCGCACACGTCCGACGCCTCGCCCGCGAGAGTCGCCGGGTGGCCTCCGTGTGTACCGGCGCGGGCATCCTGGCCGCGGCGGGCCTGCTCGACGGACGCCGCGCGGCGACCCATTGGGACCACGCTGAGTACCTGGCGAAGCGGTTCCCGACAGTGGAGTTTGATCCGGTGCCGATCTTCGTCGTCGACGGCTCGCTGTGCACGTCGGCGGGCGTGACCGCGGCGTTAGACCTGTGCTTGTCGTTCGTCGAGTCTGACGTCGGGCCGGACGTCGCCCGGGCGGTCGCGCGGCAGCTGGTCACCTACATGCAGCGGCCGGGAAACCAGGCGCAGATGAGTGTCTTCACCTCCGCGACTCCACGTCACTCAGTCGTCCAGCAGGCCGTCGAGTACATCGAGACGCACCTCGGCCAGGAGCTGACACCGGCGCTGGTCGCTCGGCATGTCGGGGTCAGCGAGCGGCACCTGACGCGGCTGTTCACGCGTGATCTGACCGTGAGCCCGGCGAGGTTCATCCGCCGACGCCGCGCGAGCGCCGCCGCGCGGCTGCTGTCCGAGACGAACCTGACCCAGGACGCGATCGCCGCCCGCGTCGGCTTCCGGACGGTCGAGACGATGCGCCAGGCGTTCCAACAGTTCTATGGCGTCTCGCCGTCCCACTTCCAGTCGACCCAGCGCAGCACCCAGCGACCGTGA
- a CDS encoding SDR family oxidoreductase, whose amino-acid sequence MSSEKRVLVTGISGFLGGYVAAALLKRGYSIRGSIRDPARASQVRESFRAAGADITRLELCVLDLLDDRGWAEAAEGCRYLHHVASPFVLTMPKDEDALIRPAVEGTRRAIRAGLEAGHERIVLTSSVVAIDGGHVSYGRPFTTHDWTRVDGPHVNAYHKSKTLAEQQAWRLVDSEGARQKLAVINPGTMLGPLLDDDPGTSVAIIQRLLKGEMAMIPNLIFPYVDVRDVADAHVAAMETAEAGGQRHIVANNGVPLADIARMLREGFPEHAERIPARRMPAWMARVVALFNKSLRDNLSRLDVPRSYDVSSGLQLLGRPLRPTHEAVVASARSLLERGLA is encoded by the coding sequence ATGTCGTCCGAGAAGCGCGTCCTCGTCACTGGAATTTCGGGATTCTTGGGGGGTTACGTCGCTGCCGCGCTTCTGAAGCGAGGCTACTCCATTCGTGGAAGCATACGCGACCCAGCTCGAGCGAGTCAGGTACGGGAAAGCTTTCGAGCGGCCGGTGCGGATATCACACGGCTTGAGCTGTGCGTGCTCGATCTGCTCGACGATCGCGGTTGGGCTGAAGCCGCCGAGGGATGCCGCTATCTGCACCACGTCGCCTCACCCTTCGTGTTGACGATGCCCAAGGACGAGGACGCGCTAATCCGCCCCGCGGTCGAGGGGACGCGGAGGGCGATCCGCGCGGGGCTCGAGGCCGGCCATGAGCGAATCGTCCTCACCTCGTCGGTTGTGGCGATCGACGGCGGTCACGTCAGCTATGGTCGGCCATTCACCACGCACGACTGGACCCGGGTCGACGGTCCTCACGTCAACGCCTACCACAAGTCCAAGACATTGGCGGAACAGCAGGCCTGGCGACTGGTGGATTCCGAAGGTGCCAGGCAGAAGCTTGCGGTCATCAACCCGGGCACGATGTTAGGGCCGTTGCTGGACGATGATCCTGGAACGTCGGTCGCCATCATCCAGCGCCTGCTGAAGGGCGAGATGGCGATGATTCCGAACCTCATCTTCCCCTATGTCGACGTGCGAGACGTGGCGGACGCACACGTGGCCGCGATGGAGACAGCAGAAGCCGGCGGACAGCGTCATATCGTCGCGAACAACGGTGTTCCGTTGGCTGACATCGCCCGAATGCTGCGCGAGGGATTCCCCGAACATGCGGAGAGGATCCCAGCTCGACGCATGCCGGCGTGGATGGCGCGCGTGGTCGCGCTGTTCAACAAGTCCTTGCGCGACAACCTCTCCCGGCTCGATGTTCCTCGCAGCTATGACGTCTCCAGCGGTCTTCAGCTTCTTGGCCGTCCTCTGCGGCCCACGCACGAGGCGGTTGTTGCGAGCGCGCGAAGCCTCCTGGAGCGCGGATTGGCCTGA
- a CDS encoding TetR/AcrR family transcriptional regulator, with the protein MKRSYHHGDLRQALIDGALEVLAEKGVDGFSLRETARRVGVSPAAYKHHFADTRALLTALAALAFTRLANLLEQACAAVDLERRDCLRAQAAAYLEFALTEPALFDLMWRTPLLDLSDPTLVAEKTRAFECLDRVVRGPDAPRVPPDDPAMAPAITCWSLVHGFARLVLDGTLGHDGEARTRAASRLLPLMLDLVTIPEDV; encoded by the coding sequence ATGAAGCGGAGCTATCACCACGGGGACCTGAGGCAGGCGCTGATCGACGGCGCGTTGGAGGTGCTGGCGGAGAAGGGTGTCGACGGCTTCAGCCTCCGCGAGACGGCGCGCCGTGTGGGAGTGTCGCCGGCGGCGTACAAGCACCACTTCGCCGATACCAGAGCCCTGCTGACCGCGCTCGCGGCCCTCGCGTTCACGCGGCTGGCGAACCTGCTCGAACAGGCGTGCGCAGCGGTGGACCTGGAGCGGCGTGACTGTCTCAGAGCTCAGGCCGCCGCCTACCTCGAGTTCGCGCTGACCGAACCGGCGCTGTTCGACCTGATGTGGCGGACTCCGCTGCTCGATCTGTCCGATCCGACGTTGGTGGCGGAGAAGACGCGCGCCTTCGAGTGCCTCGACCGAGTGGTACGAGGGCCCGATGCGCCACGCGTCCCACCGGACGACCCAGCCATGGCCCCCGCCATCACCTGTTGGTCGCTCGTCCACGGTTTCGCGCGTCTCGTGCTGGATGGGACGCTCGGCCACGACGGTGAGGCACGGACGCGTGCGGCCAGCCGCCTGCTTCCGCTCATGCTCGACCTGGTGACGATCCCGGAGGACGTGTGA